A stretch of Colletotrichum lupini chromosome 2, complete sequence DNA encodes these proteins:
- a CDS encoding NmrA-like family protein, whose protein sequence is MSVVKKVAVVGGSGNLGPSIVRGLIDAGFEVTAVSRKESSATFPSEATVKKIDLSSVEAVTEVFKGQDAVVSVVGNAGFGSQKTLADAAVAAQVKRFIPSEFGINTRKARGSKIGGILTPKIEFVDYLIELSEKNSSFTWTGIATGPFFDWDFSGGLLGFDIKNKAIRIFDSGNEPVSPSSLPFIGKSVAGVLKNTEATANKYIDVASFTTTQRELLKVVEELTGSTFTVSNVKTADLEKIADEKLSKGDFSAFIDLLQQYSFADGNDNATKDNAAVKLLGLQEEDLKSETKKALSAWK, encoded by the exons ATGTCTGTCGTTAAGAAGGTCGCTGTTGTCGGA GGTTCCGGAAACCTTGGCCCCAGCATCGTCCGTGGCCTCATTGACGCCGGGTTTGAAGTCACAGCAGTCTCGAGAAAGGAGTCCAGCGCAACATTCCCCTCCGAGGCCACTGTTAAGAAGATCGATCTCTCCTCAGTCGAAGCTGTCACAGAAGTTTTCAAGGGCCAGGACGCCGTCGTGTCTGTCGTCGGAAATGCTGGATTCGGAAGTCAAAAGACACTCGCTGACGCTGCTGTTGCCGCTCAAGTTAAGCGTTTCATCCCATCAGAATTCGGAATCAACACTCGCAAGGCCCGCGGCTCTAAGATTGGCGGCATCTTGACTCCCAAGATTGAGTTTGTTGACTATTTGATTGAGCTCTCTGAGAAGAACAGCTCATTCACGTGGACTGGTATCGCCACTGGGCCCTTCTTCGATTGG GACTTTAGCGGTGGCCTTCTGGGCTTCGATATCAAGAACAAGGCTATCAGAATCTTTGACTCTGGAAACGAGCCTGTTTCGCCATCATCTCTTCCCTTTATTGGAAAGTCCGTTGCTGGCGTGCTCAAGAACACCGAGGCGACAGCCAACAAGTACATTGACGTTGCTTCATTCACGACTACTCAACGCGAATTGCTCAAGGTTGTTGAGGAGCTGACTGGCTCTACTTTCACCGTCAGTAACGTCAAGACTGCCGATCTGGAGAAGATTGCGGATGAGAAGCTGTCCAAGGGTGACTTCAGCGCCTTTATCGACTTGTTGCAGCAGTACAGCTTTGCTGATGGCAACGATAATGCCACAAAGGACAATGCGGCGGTTAAGTTGTTGGGTCTGCAGGAAGAAGACCTCAAGTCTGAGACCAAGAAGGCTCTGTCCGCGTGGAAGTAG
- a CDS encoding L-amino acid oxidase, whose amino-acid sequence MSLFSTRTLVTALLLAQSFALPAPESKPVQLEERNICNDGELAAKNPRAAFFRKVVDESNYSNHSRVPTPKDVPLKVGIIGGGAAGLYAAILLDSLGIDYDIHEVSGRIGGRIFTYHFDQEAWDKSTPVDPAYYDYYDVGAMRFPPMPYMSRIIGNDSWSLIPYINARVAERDQVVKKHYIFRTDNTFRRFNGITSLLQDPNSASPARYDVPVFNSTFNTQSAYNVWKAQVSSMTTALSANFDTGFNLLMKYDSMTVRDFLLDQGFTNTEIDWMETINDATGHYDMYSMSQAVLEQWIFDSADIHNWSLINGGMDMLTKGMNLIVKNKPVLHNRVSDIKKNANGSLKIVVNGTKEYDYAHVISTVPLGALQAINMTELELNYFENHAIRSLNYDPSTKIGFKFKTRWWENLATGPFKGGQSFTDLPIRRCVYPSYGVDVPGAPGTMIASYVWGQDASRLGSYMNPHNEKQQAPYQPESIDVMVDLTLRNLAELNGVSHEFLLSQFEGYHAYDWYGSAYSNGAFAIFGPGQFSSTLPWLMRPSADGHMHFAGEALSSGHAWIIGAVNSAWRTVFEILCTEGLEDKKKQFVEQWGVIDEVDMGCTERLEFPGLSRDYSTENSSQRSRNHLGELTWWDSHQAMGPMFGWQGITTDSGDGSQLPDYQIPLDPQLEADELPRASSQDDSIAALGALHTGREDVFLGMLGSIEPSQSPGPHATHRSPPESIPITLDNPKSIFSSTFYSRRTTSDPLPSQPSAPATQRRGHSASGTKRKANGSPTTDLDSIDEDNANAIKRQRNTVAARRYRQKGRDRITELESALKVVEEERDRLKLQLARREAEVDALREIMKK is encoded by the exons ATGTCGCTCTTCAGCACACGTACGCTCGTTACCGCCCTTTTGTTGGCACAGTCATTCGCTTTACCCGCCCCGGAATCCAAGCCAGTCCAGCTCGAAGAAAGAAACATCTGCAACGACGGCGAGCTTGCTGCCAAGAATCCGCGCGCAGCTTTCTTCCGCAAGGTCGTGGATGAGTCAAACTATAGCAACCATAGTAGAGTACCGACGCCGAAGGATGTTCCCCTAAAGGTCGGCATCATTGGCGGTGGAGCTGCCGGACTCTACGCTGCCATTCTACTTGACTCCCTCGGAATTGACTACGACATTCATGAGGTCTCTGGACGCATTGGCGGGAGAATCTTCACCTACCATTTTGATCAAGAGGCTTGGGACAAGTCCACACCCGTAGACCCTGCCTACTATGATTACTAC GACGTCGGCGCCATGCGCTTCCCTCCGATGCCTTACATGAGCCGCATCATTGGAAATGACTCATGGAGTCTTATCCCCTACATCAATGCGAGGGTAGCTGAACGCGACCAGGTTGTTAAGAAACACTACATCTTCAGAACGGACAACACGTTCAGACGATTCAATGGCATCACCTCTCTTCTCCAAGACCCGAACTCTGCCTCCCCTGCTAGGTACGACGTTCCGGTATTCAACTCGACCTTTAACACGCAGTCTGCGTACAATGTGTGGAAGGCTCAAGTCAGCAGCATGACGACAGCGCTCTCAGCCAATTTTGACACAGGTTTCAACCTCCTCATGAAGTATGATTCCATGACGGTCCGGGACTTCCTCTTGGACCAGGGCTTTACCAACACCGAGATCGACTGGATGGAGACCATCAACGATGCCACAGGTCACTACGATATGTACTCCATGTCTCAAGCCGTCCTAGAGCAGTGGATTTTTGACAGTGCAGATATTCACAACTGGTCGCTGATCAACGGCGGTATGGACATGTTGACCAAAGGCATGAACCTCATTGTGAAGAACAAGCCCGTTCTGCACAACAGGGTTTCCGACATTAAGAAGAATGCCAATGGCTCCTTGAAGATTGTCGTCAACGGCACCAAGGAGTACGACTACGCTCATGTCATCTCAACTGTTCCGTTGGGCGCCCTCCAGGCTATCAACATGACCGAGCTAGAGCTCAACTATTTCGAAAACCATGCCATCCGCTCTCTCAA CTACGATCCTTCGACAAAGATTGGATTCAAGTTCAAGACTCGCTG GTGGGAAAACCTCGCCACCGGTCCTTTCAAGGGCGGTCAATCCTTCACCGATCTTCCTATCCGCCGCTGTGTCTACCCCTCTTACGGCGTCGATGTCCCGGGTGCCCCGGGAACCATGATTGCCAGCTACGTCTGGGGCCAGGATGCCTCCAGACTAGGCTCCTACATGAACCCGCACAATGAGAAACAACAGGCACCTTATCAGCCAGAGAGCATCGACGTCATGGTCGACTTGACTCTGAGGAACCTGGCAGAGCTCAACGGCGTGTCTCACGAGTTTCTCCTGTCGCAATTTGAGGGATACCACGCCTACGACTGGTACGGATCGGCTTATTCCAACGGCGCCTTTGCCATCTTCGGCCCGGGGCAGTTCAGCAGCACGCTGCCGTGGTTGATGAGGCCTTCTGCTGATGGCCACATGCACTTCGCGGGCGAGGCGCTGAGTTCGGGCCACGCTTGGATCATCGGTGCGGTCAACAGCGCCTGGAGAACTGTGTTTGAGATTCTTTGCACTGAAGGTCTGGAGGACAAGAAGAAGCAGTTCGTTGAGCAGTGGGGTGTTATTGATGAGGTTGACATGGGCTG TACAGAGAGACTTGAATTCCCTGGACTGTCTCGAGAC TATTCTACCGAGAACAGCAGCCAAAGGAGCCGGAACCACCTTGGGGAGCTTACCTGGTGGGATTCTCATCAGGCAATGGGCCCTATGTTTGGGTGGCAGGGCATCACGACAGACTCAGGGGATGGATCTCAACTTCCAGACTACCAAATCCCTCTCGATCCGCAACTTGAAGCCGATGAGTTGCCTCGAGCAAGTAGTCAGGACGACAGCATCGCTGCGCTGGGGGCGTTGCATACAGGTCGGGAAGATGTCTTTCTGGGTATGCTTGGTAGCATCGAGCCTTCCCAATCACCAGGACCGCATG CCACTCATAGAAGCCCACCGGAAAGCATTCCAATCACCTTGGATAATCCCAAGTCCATCTTCTCCTCGACCTTTTATTCGAGGAGGACCACTTCCGATCCTCTGCCTTCACAGCCCTCAGCCCCCGCAACTCAGCGCCGCGGTCACTCCGCATCTGGCACCAAACGCAAAGCCAACGGATCTCCAACCACTGACCTCGACTCGATCGATGAAGATAACGCTAATGCTATCAAAAGACAGCGCAATACTGTCGCAGCTCGAAGATATCGTCAAAAAGGCCGTGACCGCATAACGGAGCTAGAATCTGCTCTCAAAGTTGTCGAGGAGGAGCGTGACAGACTGAAGCTGCAGCTCGCGAGAAGGGAGGCCGAGGTTGACGCGTTGAGAGAAATAATGAAGAAGTAG
- a CDS encoding aldo/keto reductase encodes MFVQVECCLLDAYSLVTPSAGNFRRRSSSCRGITSGCVGNRGASVVQKPGLALMLPYSVLPRCVCVQVRVEFWLPEISRRSFGDRNRGGMMPRHRPSFQRDVTAGTARNVGDNSCDSQTPSEFWIPSHFVLSKVESYDIESETKAITMASNKYTLATRLTLANGKSIPQIQLGLYCMSGREATKSIPWALTAGYRGFDCAQMYDNEAESGKAIADFLASPQNTQGLKRDDVFYTSKLASSSTSYDAVRKSIKESVQVAGLGYIDLFLLHSPYGGKEARLTSWKAIEDAIDAGEVKMGGVSNYGAAHIEELMASKPRIAPVINQIEVHPFNTQTRIRETCAKHNIAIEAYAPLARGMRMKHPKILELAKKYGCTPAQLFVRWSLDRGMITLPKSVRQERLIENANVAEYEISQEDLAALDALDEHLNYLEIWSNFLTLPAFPAPTPTLATVNMRLLNTTTLKVKEFVSQRPKYAILSHTWGSEEIILQDTEAGDWAASSIKAGWNKIKGACTLALGDGFDWIWIDTCCIDKSSSSELSEAINSMFRWYREAEICYAYLEDVPPLRYAPLIGFLNLAPDLDSKYVTSIKKDQNAFLRSRWFTRGWTLQELIAPQRVDFHVSDWSFLGTRSDLSGIIHEHTMIDKEALESEGVEKLSKFTVWSRMQWAASRETTRVEDMAYCLLGIFDVNMPLLYGEGDRAFRRLQEEILRTIEGYSLMAWTSYDTSPQPLRIYSSALASHPGDFGTMRIDTSHVSEAAIKRDFDSGMQRISVRGSTCSSLIKPDKELMLRCIKPYLNGVTTDVHQPHLRPDFSPPALSPRGISITMFTNRELNPHPNTWLAWTDLNIHLPNGIYCLCIMLSDEDKYTNCAAKAYRRDTDRLYAVPFAMLEMFQLTTFYLRATPAYYVESLAESWNLKPEKSRLRFDRRNEAVSATVLTAYPPLKMEMKGDAYAFQTKPGEFRRAVAFMCDPIWAFVIELEELKGQRRVLQFAVLYGKDSRPESQSPEQRWRCKVTPAPSNVGASIGFYSFMRYSDRTASLQQNSIRQFPWGVVGAVVNWDKKENHSVVDVMIHLERQPEQPPQDLITTMRALDSKSKLE; translated from the exons ATGTTCGTGCAAGTTGAGTGCTGTCTGCTTGATGCCTATTCTTTGGTGACACCCAGCGCTGGAAACTTTAGGCGGCGCTCGAGTTCGTGCCGCGGAATCACCTCCGGATGTGTTGGAAACCGCGGGGCAAGTGTGGTGCAAAAGCCCGGTCTGGCGTTGATGCTACCTTACTC TGTGCTCCCGAGATGCGTCTGTGTTCAGGTCCGAGTTGAATTTTGGCTCCCGGAGATTTCCAGACGTTCGTTCGGAGACCGAAACCGGGGCGGAATGATGCCCCGCCACCGCCCCTCTTTTCAGCGTGATGTCACGGCGGGTACAGCCCGCAATGTCGGCGACAACTCTTGCGACTCTCAAACTCCGAGTGAATTCTGGATTCCTTCTCACTTTGTTCTCTCCAAAGTCGAATCTTACGATATCGAAAGTGAGACCAAAGCAATCACAATGGCGTCCAACAAGTACACTCTGGCCACGCGCCTCACA CTCGCAAATGGCAAGTCCATCCCCCAGATCCAGTTGGGTCTCTACTGCATGTCAGGCCGCGAAGCCACAAAGTCCATCCCATGGGCCCTGACCGCCGGCTACCGCGGCTTCGACTGCGCGCAAATGTACGACAACGAAGCGGAATCAGGTAAAGCGATTGCCGATTTCCTTGCCAGCCCTCAAAACACGCAGGGTCTGAAGCGCGACGACGTGTTTTACACGAGCAAGCTGGCGAGCAGCAGTACCTCGTACGACGCCGTTCGCAAGTCGATCAAGGAGTCTGTTCAGGTTGCTGGGCTGGGGTACATTGATTTGTTTTTGCTGCATAGTCCGTATGGTGGCAAGGAGGCTCGCTTGACGAGTTGGAAGGCGATTGAGGATGCGATTGATGCTGGGGAGGTGAAGATGGGTGGTGTCAGCAACTACGGTGCTGCTCAT ATTGAAGAGTTGATGGCATCGAAGCCTCGCATCGCACCCGTCATCAACCAGATCGAGGTCCACCCCTTCAACACGCAGACTCGCATCAGAGAGACCTGCGCCAAGCACAACATTGCCATTGAGGCCTACGCGCCGCTGGCCCGCGGCATGCGCATGAAGCACCCCAAGATCCTGGAGCTGGCCAAGAAGTACGGCTGCACTCCTGCGCAGCTGTTTGTTCG CTGGTCTCTGGACCGTGGGATGATTACTCTTCCTAAGAGTGTGCGCCAGGAGCGTCTCATTGAGAATGCGAACGTGGCTGAGTATGAAATCTCTCAGGAGGATCTGGCTGCATTGGACGCGCTCGATGAGCACTTG AACTACCTAGAAATCTGGTCGAATTTCCTCACCTTGCCTGCTTTCCCCGCGCCAACCCCTACTCTCGCTACCGTCAACATGCGACTGCTAAACACCACGACGCTCAAGGTCAAGGAGTTTGTGAGCCAAAGACCCAAGTACGCCATTCTTTCCCATACATGGGGCTCGGAAGAGATCATTCTCCAGGATACGGAAGCAGGAGACTGGGCTGCTTCTAGTATCAAAGCTGGATGGAATAAGATCAAGGGCGCTTGTACGCTCGCTCTGGGTGATGGCTTTGACTGGATCTGGATCGACACATGCTGTATCGACAAGTCTTCGAGCTCTGAGCTATCCGAGGCCATCAACTCCATGTTCCGTTGGTACAGAGAAGCTGAGATCTGCTACGCCTACCTTGAAGATGTGCCTCCATTGAGATACGCCCCGCTTATTGGCTTTCTGAATCTCGCTCCTGACCTGGACTCGAAGTATGTTACCTCCATCAAAAAGGATCAGAATGCTTTCCTCAGGAGCCGATGGTTTACACGAGGGTGGACTCTTCAAGAGCTTATTGCACCGCAAAGAGTCGACTTTCATGTTTCAGACTGGTCCTTTCTTGGGACGAGGAGTGATCTTTCGGGTATCATCCACGAACACACCATGATCGACAAAGAGGCTCTCGAGTCAGAAGGCGTAGAAAAGCTGTCAAAGTTCACTGTGTGGAGTAGAATGCAGTGGGCTGCCAGCCGAGAAACAACTCGCGTCGAAGACATGGCTTATTGCCTGTTAGGCATATTTGACGTCAACATGCCGCTTCTATATGGCGAAGGAGACCGTGCGTTCCGCCGCCTCCAAGAAGAGATTCTCAGAACCATTGAAGGCTATAGCTTAATGGCCTGGACGTCATACGATACGTCGCCCCAGCCGCTCAGAATATACTCATCGGCCCTTGCGTCGCATCCGGGAGACTTCGGCACTATGAGAATAGATACGAGCCATGTTTCGGAAGCTGCGATTAAAAGAGATTTTGACAGTGGCATGCAAAGGATCAGTGTGCGAGGATCAACGTGTTCAAGTTTGATCAAGCCAGATAAAGAGTTAATGCTCAGGTGCATTAAGCCTTATCTGAATGGCGTCACTACCGACGTTCATCAACCGCATCTGAGGCCTGATTTCTCTCCGCCTGCGTTATCGCCGCGGGGTATCTCAATTACCATGTTCACGAACAGGGAATTGAACCCACATCCAAACACTTGGCTTGCGTGGACTGATTTGAACATTCATTTACCGAACGGCATATATTGTCTCTGTATCATGCTTTCAGACGAAGATAAGTATACAAATTGCGCGGCTAAGGCGTATCGGCGCGATACAGATCGACTCTATGCGGTCCCCTTTGCGATGCTAGAGATGTTTCAATTGACAACGTTCTATCTCCGGGCAACTCCAGCGTACTACGTCGAATCTCTAGCAGAGTCCTGGAATCTAAAGCCCGAGAAATCCCGGCTGCGATTTGACAGGCGGAATGAGGCTGTGTCTGCGACCGTTCTTACTGCGTACCCCCCTCTGAAAATGGAGATGAAAGGGGATGCGTACGCCTTCCAGACGAAACCGGGGGAGTTTAGAAGAGCAGTCGCATTTATGTGCGATCCAATCTGGGCTTTCGTGATTGAATTAGAGGAGTTGAAAGGGCAACGGCGAGTGTTACAGTTTGCTGTCTTGTATGGAAAGGATTCAAGGCCAGAATCTCAATCTCCAGAGCAAAGGTGGCGCTGTAAAGTCACACCAGCACCCTCAAATGTCGGCGCATCCATCGGATTTTATTCTTTCATGCGCTATTCTGACAGAACTGCGTCTCTTCAACAGAACTCGATTCGGCAATTCCCATGGGGTGTTGTTGGGGCGGTGGTGAATTGGgacaaaaaggaaaatcATAGCGTTGTTGATGTAATGATACATCTAGAGAGGCAGCCTGAACAACCGCCTCAGGACTTAATCACCACGATGCGCGCACTGGATTCCAAATCGAAATTGGAGTAA